A window of the Cannabis sativa cultivar Pink pepper isolate KNU-18-1 chromosome X, ASM2916894v1, whole genome shotgun sequence genome harbors these coding sequences:
- the LOC115714184 gene encoding mechanosensitive ion channel protein 8 isoform X2, producing MAETDREFAVNIATIASGSKEAEKNNNGGEESSSKPVYQGSQTKNQGAHESSWKPPLSRTKSRLADPPEEPYQKWEKVIISSRRLVRKDGDQSFDDDEDDDNISEEDKKSNNKFIIVTLVQWVSLVLILASLGCSLCIPVLEKQKLWDLPLWKWEILVLALNCGRLVSGWVIRLLVIFIERKFLWRKRVLYFVYGLRRAVQNCLWLGLVLLVWNSVFNKKVEEKSKSKSKILLYVTKILVCFLVGNLIWLLKTLMVKVLALSFHVNNYFDRIQEALFNQYVVETLSGPPKYHMKEDHLRAVAVVREFQKAKASNTMAMPSDDDLTTSLLIPSNDNDHRFSRQVPPHKHGGAKFSTEHLHKLNQKNISAWNMRKMIDTVRNGSLATLDEKIQNSNTDDESSLQIKTECQAKEAAKEIFANVAKFGSKYIYLEDLMKFMNKEEAIRTMHVFGATSELNEGITKMVLKEWVVNALRERRALALSLNDTKTAVDELHNMVTVLVIVVKWTKFRWWLRK from the exons ATGGCTGAAACAGATAGAGAATTTGCTGTCAACATTGCAACCATAGCAAGTGGCAGCAAAGAAGCagagaaaaataataatggAGGAGAGGAAAGTTCCAGCAAACCAGTATACCAGGGCTCACAAACAAAGAACCAAGGTGCTCACGAAAGCTCATGGAAGCCACCCTTAAGCAGGACCAAGTCCAGGCTTGCTGACCCACCTGAGGAACCGTATCAGAAATGGGAGAAAGTGATCATCAGTTCTAGACGATTAGTGAGAAAAGATGGTGATCAGTCTTTtgatgatgatgaggatgatgataACATTTCAGAAGAAGATAAGAAATCCAATAATAAGTTCATTATAGTTACACTTGTTCAGTGGGTAAGCCTTGTTTTGATCTTAGCATCCTTGGGTTGTAGTCTTTGTATTCCAGTTCTTGAAAAACAAAAGCTTTGGGACCTTCCATTATGGAAATGGGAAATTCTTGTTTTGGCATTAAACTGTGGGAGGTTAGTCTCTGGTTGGGTGATTCGGTTGCTTGTTATCTTTATAGAGAGAAAATTTCTTTGGAGGAAAAGGGTTTTGTATTTCGTTTATGGATTGAGAAGGGCAGTCCAGAATTGTCTCTGGTTAGGCTTAGTCTTACTTGTTTGGAACTCTGTTTTTAATAAGAAGGTAGAGGAGAAGAGCAAGTCCAAGAGTAAGATCTTACTTTATGTAACCAAAATTCTGGTTTGTTTTTTAGTGGGAAATCTTATATGGCTTCTGAAAACACTTATGGTTAAGGTTCTAGCATTGTCTTTTCATGTCAACAACTACTTTGATCGAATTCAAGAAGCTCTGTTTAACCAATATGTGGTTGAAACACTCTCTGGTCCCCCAAAGTATCACATGAAAGAAGATCATTTAAGGGCTGTTGCTGTGGTTAGGGAGTTTCAGAAGGCTAAGGCATCAAACACCATGGCTATGCCAAGTGATGATGACCTCACAACAAGTCTGCTTATTCCTTCAAATGATAATGATCATAGATTTTCTAGGCAAGTGCCTCCTCACAAACATGGTGGTGCCAAATTCTCAACTGAACACTTGCATAAGCTAAATCAGAAGAATATATCAGCTTGGAATATGAGGAAAATGATAGATACTGTAAGGAATGGTTCCTTGGCCACTCTGGATGAAAAAATACAGAACTCTAATACGGATGATGAGTCTTCCCTACAGATTAAAACTGAATGTCAAGCAAAAGAGGCAGCCAAGGAGATATTTGCCAATGTAGccaagttcgggtccaa ATATATTTACTTAGAAGATTTGATGAAGTTTATGAATAAAGAGGAAGCTATTAGAACAATGCATGTATTTGGAGCCACATCTGAATTAAACGAGGGAATCACCAAGATGGTTCTCAAAGAATGGGTG GTGAATGCATTAAGGGAAAGAAGAGCACTTGCATTGTCTCTTAACGATACAAAAACAGCAGTGGATGAGCTTCACAATATGGTGACAGTGCTT GTGATCGTTGTGAAGTGGACGAAGTTCAG ATGGTGGTTGAGGAAATGA
- the LOC115714175 gene encoding glutathione S-transferase: MAAPVKVYGPPMSTAVSRVLACLIEKDVDFQLISLNMSKGEHKKPEYLKIQPFGQVPAFQDESISLFESRSICRYICEKHGDKGNKELYGTNPLAKASIDQWLEAEAQSFNPPSSTLVFQLAFAPLMKIKQNPSAIKENEDKLAKVLQVYDKRLGESRFLGGDEFSLADLSHLPNTQYLISAAKDKMEDLFTSNDNVGRWWAEISSRDSWKEVVRMQNNTPN, from the exons ATGGCAGCTCCCGTTAAGGTGTACGGACCACCCATGTCCACGGCAGTGTCCAGGGTTCTGGCCTGTCTCATTGAGAAAGATGTTGACTTTCAGCTCATTTCACTCAACATGTCCAAAGGCGAACACAAGAAACCTGAATACCTCAAGATCCAG CCTTTCGGCCAAGTTCCAGCTTTTCAAGATGAGAGCATTTCACTCTTCG AATCCAGATCCATATGCCGCTACATATGCGAGAAGCATGGAGATAAAGGGAACAAGGAGTTGTACGGAACAAACCCATTAGCTAAAGCCTCGATAGATCAGTGGTTAGAAGCGGAAGCTCAAAGCTTTAACCCACCGAGCTCAACTCTGGTGTTTCAGCTTGCGTTCGCCCCTTTGATGAAGATCAAACAAAACCCTTCTGCGATCAAGGAGAACGAAGATAAGTTGGCTAAGGTTCTACAGGTTTACGATAAGAGACTCGGGGAGAGTCGTTTCTTGGGTGGGGATGAATTTTCTCTGGCTGATCTTTCTCACTTGCCAAACACCCAATACTTAATCAGCGCGGCTAAGGATAAGATGGAGGACCTTTTTACTTCCAACGACAATGTGGGCAGATGGTGGGCTGAGATTTCAAGTAGAGACTCGTGGAAGGAGGTGGTTCGGATGCAGAACAACACTCCCAATTGA
- the LOC133032613 gene encoding uncharacterized protein LOC133032613: protein MAPRLIIPAPEHLTGRVTYRGTGIFAKIKARFEEFNLNNTAKESRFGSFWNAVPLTFSSVLFHQLMLHKMKVDAQEELRMRFYVGRKEVRFGVLVFALIIGLDFSSGPTEEEKATQVARSGSDRLINKYFNRSGSVKIEALQDRFTNCQNLEDLYKLGLCLFVESVLLGREANALITPDILRYVEDLEFFFRIPWGKHSFARLMHSLQKDMLKQKANYEKKLSSDVQHECKYTAYGFAPAVQYWAYEAILEVGKRYGTNHGIRFPRMLSWTSKGDIGKKEVSALFSRRNLEVVKGLLPRTEEEAFVRTISYDGVENLVDDGVDDTEAEAGSQVPETQVLETQETDTQATGSEPQPSAPSSSGVRGAEYTDLVARLDRIEADTQGLYAAHVELKKAYETSHVELKGGQNVIMEQLRDILAMLNRPPTTASAPEAPADPSTPPPAASPPVEEEEVFPDGYDPYERAPTTPIDTGVIHVHDTESQGEILSIEAQPTVVKSRKRKRNPPVWFGDYTEMKRRHRPSSTFDPLEPPDEKLLVTFRKWCVGLIPNHRLRDLRSGDYGPSFFWILLTPKE from the exons atggctcccagactCATAATTCCAGCACCCGAGCATTTAACTGGCCGCGTGACATATAGAGGCACcggaatttttgcaaaaatcaaAGCTCGGTTTGAGGAGTTCAATCTGAATAACACGGCGAAGGAAAGCCGTTTCGGCAGCTTTTGGAATGCCGTACCCTTGACATTctcctcggtgttatttcaccagctgatgctccacaaaatgaaagttgatgctcaggaggagttgaggatgCGGTTTTATGTTGGTCGGAAGGAGGTCAGATTCGGAGTGCTTGTGTTTGCACTCATTATAGGACTGGACTTCTCCTCGGGgccaacagaagaggagaaggctACGCAGGTTGCTCGCTCAGGCTCAGAccgattgatcaacaaatatttcaatcGGTCTGGTAGTGTGAAGATAGAAGCACTCCAAGATAGGTTCACAAACTGTCAGAACCTggaagacttgtacaagctcggcttgtgcttgtttgtggagtcagtGCTTCTGGGGCGCGAGGCTAACGCGCTGATTACTCCTGACATACTTAGATATGTCGAAgacctcgagttcttcttccggattccttgggggaagcactcatttgccagactcatgcactcgcttcaAAAAGATATGTTGAAAcagaaggccaactacgagaagaagctgagttcggatgttcagcacgagtgcaaatacacagcatatggcttcgcacctgcagtacaatattgggcgtacgaggccattttggaggtagggaagaggtatggcacgaatcacgggattcggttccccaggatgcttagctggacgagcaagggtgatattgggaagaaagaagttagcgcattattttctagacgg aatcttgaagtggtgaaggggctacttccacggacagaggaggaggcatttgtgaggaccatatcttacgatggtgtggagAACCTGGTTGATGATGGTGTGGATGACACAGAGGCTGAGGCAGGTAGTCAGGTACCAGAGACTCAGGTACTAGAGACTCAGGAAACAGACACTCAG gccactggttcagaacctcagcccagtgcaccatcttcatcaggcgttcgtggtgccgagtacactgatttagtggcgaggttggataggatcgaggctgacactcagggtctgtatgctgcccatgtcgagctgaagaaggcatacgagaccagccatgtagagctgaagggtggtcaaaacgtaattatggagcagctcagagacatattggccatgttgaatcgtcCACCAACGACAGCTTCAGCACCGGAGGCCCCAGCAGATCCATCTACCCCACCACCAGCTGCATCACCCCCAGTAGAAGAGGAGGAGGTCTTCCCTGACGGGTACGATCCTTATGAAAGAGCTCCAACGACTCCCATCGATACAGGTGttatccatgtacatgacaccgagtcgcagggtgagattctgtcgatagaggcacaacctacagtggttaagagtcggaagaggaagagaaatcctcctgtatggttcggtgactacacggagatgaagaggagacataggccatcttcgacgtttgatcccctggagccaccggatgagaaattgttagttactttccgaaagtggtgtgttggactcattccgaaccaccgacttcgggatttgagaagtggtgattacggtccaTCATTCTTTTGGATACTGCTCACACCAAAGGAATGA
- the LOC115714184 gene encoding mechanosensitive ion channel protein 8 isoform X1, translating into MAETDREFAVNIATIASGSKEAEKNNNGGEESSSKPVYQGSQTKNQGAHESSWKPPLSRTKSRLADPPEEPYQKWEKVIISSRRLVRKDGDQSFDDDEDDDNISEEDKKSNNKFIIVTLVQWVSLVLILASLGCSLCIPVLEKQKLWDLPLWKWEILVLALNCGRLVSGWVIRLLVIFIERKFLWRKRVLYFVYGLRRAVQNCLWLGLVLLVWNSVFNKKVEEKSKSKSKILLYVTKILVCFLVGNLIWLLKTLMVKVLALSFHVNNYFDRIQEALFNQYVVETLSGPPKYHMKEDHLRAVAVVREFQKAKASNTMAMPSDDDLTTSLLIPSNDNDHRFSRQVPPHKHGGAKFSTEHLHKLNQKNISAWNMRKMIDTVRNGSLATLDEKIQNSNTDDESSLQIKTECQAKEAAKEIFANVAKFGSKYIYLEDLMKFMNKEEAIRTMHVFGATSELNEGITKMVLKEWVVNALRERRALALSLNDTKTAVDELHNMVTVLVGFIIVIISLLILGVPIMHFLVFISSQLLLAVFIFGNTCRTVFEAIIFLFIVHPFDVGDRCEVDEVQMVVEEMNILTTVFMRYDNQKIIYPNSALSTKPIVNFYRSPDMGDSVDFCVHISTPMDKIVTIKEKIKRYIESRSDHWQPSPIRFMMMDVVDSNNLKLSMCVTHRMNHQDIKERWSRRALLVEEMVKIFKQLQIEYRMLPLDVIIPTNSNFKGPTSFVDHFQ; encoded by the exons ATGGCTGAAACAGATAGAGAATTTGCTGTCAACATTGCAACCATAGCAAGTGGCAGCAAAGAAGCagagaaaaataataatggAGGAGAGGAAAGTTCCAGCAAACCAGTATACCAGGGCTCACAAACAAAGAACCAAGGTGCTCACGAAAGCTCATGGAAGCCACCCTTAAGCAGGACCAAGTCCAGGCTTGCTGACCCACCTGAGGAACCGTATCAGAAATGGGAGAAAGTGATCATCAGTTCTAGACGATTAGTGAGAAAAGATGGTGATCAGTCTTTtgatgatgatgaggatgatgataACATTTCAGAAGAAGATAAGAAATCCAATAATAAGTTCATTATAGTTACACTTGTTCAGTGGGTAAGCCTTGTTTTGATCTTAGCATCCTTGGGTTGTAGTCTTTGTATTCCAGTTCTTGAAAAACAAAAGCTTTGGGACCTTCCATTATGGAAATGGGAAATTCTTGTTTTGGCATTAAACTGTGGGAGGTTAGTCTCTGGTTGGGTGATTCGGTTGCTTGTTATCTTTATAGAGAGAAAATTTCTTTGGAGGAAAAGGGTTTTGTATTTCGTTTATGGATTGAGAAGGGCAGTCCAGAATTGTCTCTGGTTAGGCTTAGTCTTACTTGTTTGGAACTCTGTTTTTAATAAGAAGGTAGAGGAGAAGAGCAAGTCCAAGAGTAAGATCTTACTTTATGTAACCAAAATTCTGGTTTGTTTTTTAGTGGGAAATCTTATATGGCTTCTGAAAACACTTATGGTTAAGGTTCTAGCATTGTCTTTTCATGTCAACAACTACTTTGATCGAATTCAAGAAGCTCTGTTTAACCAATATGTGGTTGAAACACTCTCTGGTCCCCCAAAGTATCACATGAAAGAAGATCATTTAAGGGCTGTTGCTGTGGTTAGGGAGTTTCAGAAGGCTAAGGCATCAAACACCATGGCTATGCCAAGTGATGATGACCTCACAACAAGTCTGCTTATTCCTTCAAATGATAATGATCATAGATTTTCTAGGCAAGTGCCTCCTCACAAACATGGTGGTGCCAAATTCTCAACTGAACACTTGCATAAGCTAAATCAGAAGAATATATCAGCTTGGAATATGAGGAAAATGATAGATACTGTAAGGAATGGTTCCTTGGCCACTCTGGATGAAAAAATACAGAACTCTAATACGGATGATGAGTCTTCCCTACAGATTAAAACTGAATGTCAAGCAAAAGAGGCAGCCAAGGAGATATTTGCCAATGTAGccaagttcgggtccaa ATATATTTACTTAGAAGATTTGATGAAGTTTATGAATAAAGAGGAAGCTATTAGAACAATGCATGTATTTGGAGCCACATCTGAATTAAACGAGGGAATCACCAAGATGGTTCTCAAAGAATGGGTG GTGAATGCATTAAGGGAAAGAAGAGCACTTGCATTGTCTCTTAACGATACAAAAACAGCAGTGGATGAGCTTCACAATATGGTGACAGTGCTTGTAGGATTCATAATTGTGATAATCTCACTTCTTATACTTGGAGTTCCCATCATGCATTTTCTCGTCTTCATAAGCTCACAGCTTCTTCTAGCTGTTTTTATCTTTGGCAATACATGCAGAACAGTATTTGAAGCTATCATTTTCTTATTTATAGTCCACCCCTTTGATGTAGGTGATCGTTGTGAAGTGGACGAAGTTCAG ATGGTGGTTGAGGAAATGAATATATTAACTACGGTTTTTATGAGGTATGACAACCAAAAGATCATATATCCCAACAGTGCTCTATCAACCAAGCCCATTGTTAACTTTTATCGAAGTCCAGACATGGGAGATTCTGTTGATTTTTGCGTCCATATCTCAACTCCCATGGACAAAATAGTCACTATCAAGGAGAAGATAAAAag gTATATTGAAAGCCGAAGTGACCATTGGCAACCAAGTCCAATAAGGTTTATGATGATGGATGTGGTTGATTCGAACAATCTCAAGTTATCAATGTGTGTTACACACCGAATGAACCACCAAGACATTAAGGAGAGATGGAGTAGAAGGGCCCTTTTGGTTGAGGAAATGGTTAAGATTTTTAAGCAACTCCAAATTGAGTACAGGATGCTTCCTCTTGATGTCATTATCCCAACCAACTCAAACTTCAAAGGGCCAACAAGTTTTGTAGATCATTTCCAATGA